The Cyclobacteriaceae bacterium DNA segment TGCGGCTAATGTAATCGTACTTGGTCTTTGGATCACTGGTGGTAGCCAGTTTTACAAGGTGCCACAGAACAATCAAGAGCGCTAACGCCCAACAGCCGTACGCAATGTATTCGGCCATCCTGTTCCAGGGTTGAAAATCCGCTTCTATGAGTTCCATAAGTGGGTTTTGGTTTTATTGGTAATGTCTAAACAAATATATGTGCCTCTTTTATTTTAACCTAACTGGATTAAACGGTATTTGGAAAAAACCATCCCAATTTAATACACTTTTAGCTAAAAAAATAAAAAAATATGATTTCAAACACGCAGCGGATCAAACGCCTATGCGCTGGAGAAACATCTGAATGGCTTCTCCCGTCTCCGTAACATTTTCCAACATGCCCATGTGGGCCGCACCATGGAGGATAACCAGGGTTGGATTAGAGGTAACTTTTGCCTGCTCCTCGAGCGTTTGTACTGGTATGATGGTATCCCTTTCTCCTGCCAACAATAATACAGGCTTTGTGAACGCCTTAAGCACATGCGTACGGTCGGGGCGGCCACGCATAGCCTCCGTATACCCGATTAATGTTTGCTTGCTGGTCTGCTCTGCTAGCGCAACGGCACCGCTTATAGCCGGATGAGATTGGCTGAAAAACAAGGGGGGAATAAAAGACCGGACAAAGGGTTGAACGCCATGCTCCTCTACAAACTCAATTACCTTTCCCCTGGAAATTTTTCGTTCCTCCGAATCGGCTAATGCCGTGGAGTGTATCAACCCGAATCCATGAAGAAGTTCGGGCTTCAGATCGGCCATAGCAAGCGTAACATAACCGCCCAGACTGTGGCCAAACACCACGCAGGTAGTAAGTCTTAAATCCTGCTGAATAAAATTGATGACCTGCTGAGCTACCTCAACAAGTGTAAAAGGACGGTTAAGTTCATTGCTTTTGCCAAATCCCGGAAGATCAA contains these protein-coding regions:
- a CDS encoding alpha/beta hydrolase, which encodes MIHYTEEGKGFPIVLIHGFCETNQIWSKLTPVLATNYRVIAIDLPGFGKSNELNRPFTLVEVAQQVINFIQQDLRLTTCVVFGHSLGGYVTLAMADLKPELLHGFGLIHSTALADSEERKISRGKVIEFVEEHGVQPFVRSFIPPLFFSQSHPAISGAVALAEQTSKQTLIGYTEAMRGRPDRTHVLKAFTKPVLLLAGERDTIIPVQTLEEQAKVTSNPTLVILHGAAHMGMLENVTETGEAIQMFLQRIGV